Proteins from one Gammaproteobacteria bacterium genomic window:
- the def gene encoding peptide deformylase: MAKLEILHFPDPRLREVAKPVDTVDAEIRQLADDMLETMYAAPGIGLAAIQVNVRKRLIVVDVSDDNTDPHVLINPEILEKDGVEEMQEGCLSVPGVFETVKRADSIKVRFLDREGQQQEMAADGLLAVCIQHEIDHLDGKLFVDYLSDLKRSRIKKRLEKQQRLDSTAPAL, from the coding sequence ATGGCGAAGCTCGAAATCCTGCATTTTCCCGATCCTCGCTTGCGCGAGGTGGCCAAGCCGGTGGATACGGTTGACGCCGAAATCCGCCAGTTGGCAGACGACATGCTCGAAACCATGTATGCCGCACCCGGGATTGGCCTGGCGGCCATCCAGGTAAACGTCCGCAAGCGCTTGATTGTTGTCGATGTTTCCGATGACAACACTGATCCCCACGTGCTGATCAACCCGGAGATTCTCGAAAAGGACGGCGTGGAAGAAATGCAGGAAGGCTGCCTGTCCGTGCCCGGTGTTTTCGAGACCGTCAAGCGGGCCGACAGCATCAAGGTCCGGTTCCTGGATCGCGAGGGCCAGCAGCAGGAAATGGCAGCCGATGGGCTGCTGGCGGTCTGCATCCAGCACGAGATCGATCACCTGGATGGCAAGCTGTTCGTTGATTACCTGTCCGACCTGAAGCGCAGCCGCATCAAGAAGCGGCTGGAGAAGCAGCAACGCCTCGATAGCACCGCACCGGCGCTCTGA
- the fmt gene encoding methionyl-tRNA formyltransferase has translation MRIVFAGTPDFAVPALSALADAGHELVAIYTQPDRPAGRGRKLTPSPVKQRALELGLPVEQPASLRDAGAVKTLAEYRPEVMVVVAYGLILPADVLSIPARGCLNIHASILPRWRGAAPIQRAIEAGDDETGVAIMQMDEGLDTGAVLLEKRCLIEAGDTGQSLHDRLSTLGADAIVEALERLDSLAALPQDADGVTYAKKLDKAEAIIDWSESAEQIARRVRAFNSWPVAQTAFAGDTLRIWLAEALAEAATAEPGTLLRAGKQGIDVATGDGVLRITRLQAPGRKPVAADAFANSHQTELAVGQKVFG, from the coding sequence ATGCGGATCGTCTTTGCCGGTACGCCCGATTTTGCCGTGCCCGCGCTATCGGCGCTGGCCGACGCCGGCCATGAGCTTGTCGCGATCTATACCCAGCCAGACCGCCCCGCCGGCCGTGGCCGCAAGCTGACCCCTTCGCCGGTCAAGCAGCGCGCCCTGGAGCTGGGCCTACCGGTCGAGCAACCTGCGTCGCTGCGCGATGCGGGCGCCGTGAAGACGCTGGCGGAATACCGGCCCGAGGTGATGGTGGTGGTGGCCTACGGCCTCATCCTGCCTGCGGATGTCCTGTCGATTCCTGCCCGCGGCTGCCTCAACATCCACGCGTCCATCTTACCGCGCTGGCGCGGAGCCGCCCCGATCCAACGGGCCATCGAGGCCGGTGATGACGAGACCGGTGTGGCGATCATGCAGATGGACGAAGGCCTGGATACCGGTGCCGTCCTGCTGGAGAAGCGTTGCCTGATCGAGGCGGGAGATACCGGCCAGAGCCTGCACGATCGCTTGAGCACGCTGGGTGCCGACGCCATTGTCGAAGCGCTCGAGCGACTCGACAGTCTCGCGGCCTTGCCGCAAGACGCCGACGGCGTCACTTACGCAAAAAAGCTCGACAAGGCCGAGGCGATCATCGATTGGTCCGAGTCGGCCGAGCAGATTGCGCGCCGCGTGCGCGCCTTCAATTCGTGGCCGGTGGCGCAGACAGCATTTGCCGGCGACACCCTGCGCATCTGGCTCGCCGAAGCCCTTGCCGAAGCGGCCACTGCCGAACCGGGCACGCTCTTGCGCGCCGGCAAGCAGGGCATCGATGTCGCGACCGGCGACGGCGTGCTGCGCATCACCCGGTTGCAGGCGCCGGGCCGCAAGCCAGTAGCGGCTGATGCTTTTGCCAATTCGCACCAGACCGAGCTCGCGGTCGGCCAGAAGGTCTTCGGCTGA